The DNA window GCATAGGCGGTGCGCGACCAGGTCGAAGGTCTTGCGCGCCAGGATCGCGCCCTCACGGCGGATGCCGTCCTCGGGAACATCGAGTACCCGATCGAGCCGGACCCAGCTCGGCCGACCCTCGTGATCCCAACTGCCGCTGCCGATTCCGACCCAGTCGCGATCGCGCGCCCGCTCCGGATTCGACGACAGCATCAGGCCGAGCAGCGTCCTGCGGTCCCGTCCGACCACCAGCACCGGGCGATCCTTGCCATTGTTCGGATCCTCCTCGTACGGCACCCAGGTCCACACGATCTCACCGGGATCGGCGCGACCGTCCAGCTGCGGGGAGTAGACGATCTGCCGGGCCCGCTCGGCGGTCGGCACCGGGGGCGACGCGACCGGACGAATCGGCACGGCGGGCGCCTTACGCGCCGCCAACGAACCGACCGCTCGCTCGACGATCGAGGAGCGTTGCAGTTTGCCCACCAGCTTGGGCCCCTGCTGCTTGACGATCTTGGGACCCTGCTCTTTGGCAATGATGCCGAGTTGCTTGCCGATCGCGTTCCAAGTTCCGGCCATCCTTGGATGGTAACGGCACGGTCTCGCCTGTTCAGCCCTGCCCGCGCCGCTACCGAGTCTCGGTGTCGGACTTCGGCTGTGCTCCTGCGGAATTCGGTGCGGCGAACGGGTGCCGCACCGGATATCTGCTCACCGAGACCGTATCGAGGTCGCGATCAGCGCCGATCCGGGCGACCGAGGCCAGCATCCGCCCGACCCGATCCTGGAATTCGGCCGCGTCGCGCGCGCCGTACCAGGTGAGCGGGTCGGTGAGCGCCGCGGCCGGAAACTGTTCCTCGACAATGGCATCGATGCCCGGCGCGTCCTGTGTGATCGCCCGGACCACCACGTTCTGCGTGTAGCCGAAGGTCGCCTGCGTCTCGATGGCCACGGTGGTGTGCTGCCCCTGCCAGCGGCGCAGCCATTCCCCGTGCGTGAGCTCGGCGGGCCTGCGCAGGAACGCCAGGTTGCCGAAGCCCTCGGTTCGCGCCGGGATCGAATCGTCGAGCCGCAGCGGCACCGACTCGGTCACCAGGTAGCCGTGCACAGCGGCGGCGACCTCGCCGAGCACCTCCGCCGCCGCGGTGGCCTCGGGGCCGTAGCTCTGTTCGACCCAGACCGTGACCACCGCGGCGATCGGCGGATCCATCGTCGTCATGCGCATCAGCGCGTCCTGGACCGCGCTATCGCGAACATAGACCGTGACACCCGCCACTGCGAGTTCGACGAGACGCGCGGCCACGGTGGTGCGCAGCGCCGCACACCATGCCTCGGTGGCAGCGCTGTCGGCGTGCCGCAGGACGAAGACCAGTTTCTCCACCTCAGCGAAAGTACGGTGGTGGCCCTGGTCGCGGGTGGAAATTGCTCGATCACCGGGACCGGTTCGGCGAAGCGGTCCCGGCGAACCGCGCCTGGGGTAGGCGAATTCTCCGTTAGAGTTCGGGAATTCGGCGTCGGAGGTGTGCGCGATGCAGCCGCAAGTGTTCCCGGGGACGTATGCGGACGAACACGGTCGCGAGCAGATCGTGTGGCGGATCGGGCCGTCGCGGCATTGGGGCCCGGACCGCTTCGACGTCCGTACGGTGATTCGCGGCGTGCCGGTGGCGGGTCCGGACTTCGACGCACTCGAGCCGCACGAGAACGCCGCGGCGGTGCGGGCCGGCCTGTATATCGACGCGTGGGACACCATCGACCGCTGTGTATTCACGGGTGCGCTGCCGTGCACGGTGGAGGTCAGCGGCGAATGGCGGCTCGGCGCGTTGAATTTCGAGCTGAATCTGCCCCTGGGCGGATCGGGCGAGTCACTCCAACTCGCCGTAGAGGTGGACGGCGTCACCTACCACACCGCGGGCCACGGCTATTTCGAAGACGCTATGCATGTGCTCGAGCAGCGACTGCCCGAAGGTGTTCGTCTGGTCTCCTGCGTGACGTGCCTATTCTCCGACTACTCGCCCCACGGTCACGGCCTCACCGGCATGTGGTGCCATCGCGACGCCAAGGACGCCTACCTCGCTGTCCGCTCGAAGGACGACTATTTCGAGGTCCCGGTGACCGAACAGGTGCTCGAGACCTACCGCTGCCCCGACTACCAGCGCCGCATCCCCGGCACCGGATATCGCGGGTGAAAGCGGCTGCGGACCGCCCAACGGTGAACCGCTGACAGTGGCTTTACCTGGCGCATGGGACGATAGACCGCAGTTTACCGATACCCATGAGGAGTGGAGTGCCCGCCAGCTTCGCCGACACGACGTTCACCGATCCTGCCCGGATCCGGAACTTCTGCATCATCGCGCACATCGACCACGGTAAGTCGACGCTGGCCGACCGCATGCTGCAACTGACCGGAGTGGTCGAGGAGCGGGCGATGCGCGCCCAGTACCTGGACCGGATGGATATCGAGCGCGAGCGCGGCATCACCATCAAGGCCCAGAACGTGCGGCTGCCCTGGCAGGTCGACGGCACCGACTACGTGCTGCACCTCATCGATACGCCCGGTCACGTCGACTTCACCTACGAGGTGTCGCGCGCGCTCGAGGCGTGTGAGGGTGCGGTGCTGCTGGTCGACGCGGCGCAGGGTATCGAGGCGCAGACGCTGGCGAATCTGTATCTGGCGCTGGACAAGGATCTGACGATCATCCCGGTGCTCAACAAGATCGATCTGCCTGCCGCGGATCCGGATCGCTACGCGAGCGAGATCGCGCACATCATCGGCTGCGAACCCGATGATGTGCTGCGGGTCTCCGGGAAGACCGGCGTCGGTGTGCCGGAACTGCTGAACAAGGTCATCGAAACGGTGCCCGCGCCGGTCGGCGATCCGGACGCGCCCGCCCGCGCCATGATCTTCGACTCGGTCTACGACACCTATCGCGGCGTGGTCACCTACGTCCGGGTGGTGGACGGCAAGATCGTTCCGCGCGAGAAGATCAAGATGATGTCCACCGGCGCGACGCACGAACTGCTCGAGGTCGGCATCGTCTCCCCGGAACCCAAGCCCACCCAGGGCCTCGGTGTCGGCGAGGTCGGGTACCTGATCACCGGCGTCAAGGATGTGCGCCAGTCGAAGGTCGGCGATACCGTGACCTTCGCGCGCGGCGGCGCGACCGAACCGCTCACCGGCTACCGCGAGCCGCGTCCGATGGTGTACTCCGGCCTGTACCCGGTCGACGGCTCGGACTATCCGGATCTGCGCGACGCGCTGGACAAGCTGCAGCTCAACGACGCCGCACTGACCTACGAACCGGAGACGTCCGTGGCGCTCGGCTTCGGTTTCCGTTGCGGCTTCCTCGGTCTGCTGCATATGGAGATCACCCGCGAGCGGCTGCAGCGTGAATTCGACCTGGACCTGATCTCCACCGCGCCCAATGTGGTCTACACCGTAGAGATGGAGGACGGCAGCGAGCATGTCGTCACCAACCCCTCGTATTGGCCCGAGGGCAAGGTGCGCCACGTATTCGAGCCGGTGGTGAAGTGCACTGTCATCTCGCCGAGCGAATTCATCGGCTCGATCATGGAGCTGTGCCAGGGTCGGCGCGGCGAACTCGGCGGCATGGACTACCTGTCCGAGACCCGCGTCGAACTGCGCTACACCATGCCGATGGCCGAGATCATCTTCGATTTCTTCGACTCGCTGAAGTCGCGCACCCGCGGCTACGCCAGCCTCGATTACGAGGAGTCGGGCGTGCAGGAATCGCACCTGGTCAAGGTCGACATCCTGCTGCAGGGTGAGGCCGTGGACGCGTTCAGCGCGATCGTGCATCGCGACGCCGCCCAGGCATACGGCAACAAGATGACCACCAAGCTGCGCGAGCTGATCCCGCGCCAGCAGTTCGAGGTGCCCATCCAGGCCGCCATCGGCTCGAAAATCATTGCCCGCGAGAACATCCGCGCCATCCGCAAGGACGTGCTCGCCAAGTGCTACGGCGGCGACATCAGCCGCAAGCGCAAACTGCTCGAGAAGCAGAAGGAGGGCAAGAAGCGCATGAAGACCATTGGCCGCGTAGAGGTCCCCCAGGAAGCCTTCGTCGCCGCGCTGTCCTCCGATGCCGCCTCGGACAAGCCGAAGGGCCAGAAGTAGGGTTGCCCGCCATCCGGCGTCGATCGGCAAACTAGAGACGATGCCTCATAGGGAAGGTGGGTGCCACGCTCGACACCGCACCGCTGCGGCAATGGATCGGTTGAGTTCAGCCTGTTCGCGTGGCGATGCACACTCGCAGGCGGGTACCGCCGTCTGGTCGTGGAATGAGTTCGGCTGTGCCGGAGTGGAGTTCGGCTTGTTGGCGGACGAGGGCGAGGCCTAGGCCGGAGCCGGGGGAGCCGGGGCCTTTGACGAAGCGGTCGAAGGCTTGGGGGCGCAGGGGAGCGGGGATGCCGGTGCCGTTGTCGTCGATGAGGATCTCGATACTGGTGGTCGGGTCGGGAGTATTGCGGGCGAACGTCTTTTGGTCGGCGGTGCTCGGGTCGGTGTGGGCGGCTGCGGTGCTCGGATCGCCCGAGGATGGGACGTAGTGCCGGGCCGCGACGGTGACGGTGCTCGCGTGACCGTGTTGGACCGCGTTGGCGACGGCGTTCGTGACGATGAGTTTCAGGCCGCCGGGTAGACCGGTCACCGTGGCCGGAGTGCATTCGGTGAGATCGATGTGAACCTCGGGATGTCTGCGGCGGGCGTCTTGTACTGCGCGGTCCAGTGTTTCGCAGAGTTCGAAGGGTTCGAAGGTGTCGGATTCGGTGAGTTCGCCGACGGCCAGTTGTTCCAGGTCGGTCAGGGTGTTCTCGATCTGGCGTTCGGCGAGCAGGACATCGTCGAGTACGACGCGCTGCTGCTCGGCGGGTAAATCCTTGGTGGCCAGCACTTCTAGATCGGTGCGCATCGCGGTGAGCGGGGTGCGTAGTTCGTGGGCGCAGACCGCGGCGAAGTCGCGAGCACCGGCCAGCGCACGGGAGGTTTCGCCGTGCGCTGTCTCCAGCCGGGACAACATGCGCGTGATGGCGTCGGAGAGGTCTTCGGCCTCGCGGACGCCGCGGCCGGACAGTGGCGGCAGTTTTTCCAAGGTGTCGATGCCATGGGTGGCGGTGGCCAGTTTGCGCAACGGGCGGGCGGCATAGCCGGCCAGGAACCAGCCGAGTGCGGTGGCCAGCAGCACACCGCCGACCGCGACCGCCAGGCCGATCAGCTGACTGCGGTGGATTGCCGAGTCCACGGCGTCGCGGTCCGGACGCAGCACCACGGCCAGGCCGGGCGCGCCCGCGACCGGCGCAATCGCATTGTCGGCGATCTGCACCACGTGCGGCGGGATGTCCGGTAGTGGCAGTCCCGGCAGTGGTAGCGCCGGAAGTGGTGGTAGCGCCGGAAGTGGTGGTAGCGCCGCAGCGGGATCCGGAACCGGTCCGGTCGACGTGATGTAAAGGTGCGGACCCGGAAGCGGCTGTGCCGGTGCGACATCCGCGGGCCGCGCGACCCGCACGGCCATCGTCGACACGGTCTGATCCAGCTGGCGCGAGCTCGCGGTGGCGAGCAATGCGAAATACGCGACGCCGAGCACGACCGCGACGAGTGCGGCGACCACGCCCGACACCAGCGCCACCCGGGTCCGCAGCGATAACGACACCTTGGTTCGGTCGCGCCCGAAAGTCATTGTCACGCTTGCTCCCTCAGTACGAAGCCGACGCCGCGCACGGTATGGATCACCCGCGGCGCGCCCGGCGTCTCCAACTTGCGGCGCAGATAGGAGACGAAGACATCCACCACATTGGTGTCGGTGCTGAAGTCGTAACCCCAGACCGCCGAAAGGATCTGCTCGCGGCTGAGCACGATGCCGATGTTCTCGGCCAGCAGTGCCAGCACCTCGAATTCGCGTTTGGTCAGTTCCACCAGCTGCCCGCCGGCGTGTACCCGATATCCGGCGCGATCGATCCGCACCTGGCCGACCTGGCACAGCTCATCGGGCCGTTGGGTGGCCGGCGGCCGACGACGCAGCAAGGCGTGCAGCCGGGCGACGAGTTCACCGAGGTCGAACGGTTTGGTCAGGTAGTCGTCGGCGCCGCGCTCCAGGGCGGCGATGCGGTCGCTGACCGCGGTGCGGGCGCTGAGTACACAGATCGGGATGTCGTTACCCATCGCGCGCAACGCCGTAACCACGCCCGCCCCATCGAGATTCGGCATATTCACATCGAGCACCATGGCGTCCGGCTCGGTATTGCGGACCATCGATAGCGCCTCGGCGCCGTCGCCGGCGGTGACCACCACGAAGTCCGAGAGTTCGAGTCCGCGCCGCAGCGACGCGAGAACTCGAACCTCGTCGTCCACGACCAAGATGCGTTGCCCGCCCGCCACCCGGCCCCCCATCGAATCGCCGCGCGATGTTGGACTCATGGGGCCACCATAGA is part of the Nocardia sp. NBC_00565 genome and encodes:
- a CDS encoding sensor histidine kinase translates to MTFGRDRTKVSLSLRTRVALVSGVVAALVAVVLGVAYFALLATASSRQLDQTVSTMAVRVARPADVAPAQPLPGPHLYITSTGPVPDPAAALPPLPALPPLPALPLPGLPLPDIPPHVVQIADNAIAPVAGAPGLAVVLRPDRDAVDSAIHRSQLIGLAVAVGGVLLATALGWFLAGYAARPLRKLATATHGIDTLEKLPPLSGRGVREAEDLSDAITRMLSRLETAHGETSRALAGARDFAAVCAHELRTPLTAMRTDLEVLATKDLPAEQQRVVLDDVLLAERQIENTLTDLEQLAVGELTESDTFEPFELCETLDRAVQDARRRHPEVHIDLTECTPATVTGLPGGLKLIVTNAVANAVQHGHASTVTVAARHYVPSSGDPSTAAAHTDPSTADQKTFARNTPDPTTSIEILIDDNGTGIPAPLRPQAFDRFVKGPGSPGSGLGLALVRQQAELHSGTAELIPRPDGGTRLRVCIATRTG
- a CDS encoding type II toxin-antitoxin system PemK/MazF family toxin; translated protein: MAGTWNAIGKQLGIIAKEQGPKIVKQQGPKLVGKLQRSSIVERAVGSLAARKAPAVPIRPVASPPVPTAERARQIVYSPQLDGRADPGEIVWTWVPYEEDPNNGKDRPVLVVGRDRRTLLGLMLSSNPERARDRDWVGIGSGSWDHEGRPSWVRLDRVLDVPEDGIRREGAILARKTFDLVAHRLCAEYAWH
- a CDS encoding response regulator transcription factor; amino-acid sequence: MSPTSRGDSMGGRVAGGQRILVVDDEVRVLASLRRGLELSDFVVVTAGDGAEALSMVRNTEPDAMVLDVNMPNLDGAGVVTALRAMGNDIPICVLSARTAVSDRIAALERGADDYLTKPFDLGELVARLHALLRRRPPATQRPDELCQVGQVRIDRAGYRVHAGGQLVELTKREFEVLALLAENIGIVLSREQILSAVWGYDFSTDTNVVDVFVSYLRRKLETPGAPRVIHTVRGVGFVLREQA
- a CDS encoding DUF6304 family protein, which codes for MQPQVFPGTYADEHGREQIVWRIGPSRHWGPDRFDVRTVIRGVPVAGPDFDALEPHENAAAVRAGLYIDAWDTIDRCVFTGALPCTVEVSGEWRLGALNFELNLPLGGSGESLQLAVEVDGVTYHTAGHGYFEDAMHVLEQRLPEGVRLVSCVTCLFSDYSPHGHGLTGMWCHRDAKDAYLAVRSKDDYFEVPVTEQVLETYRCPDYQRRIPGTGYRG
- the lepA gene encoding translation elongation factor 4, giving the protein MRSGVPASFADTTFTDPARIRNFCIIAHIDHGKSTLADRMLQLTGVVEERAMRAQYLDRMDIERERGITIKAQNVRLPWQVDGTDYVLHLIDTPGHVDFTYEVSRALEACEGAVLLVDAAQGIEAQTLANLYLALDKDLTIIPVLNKIDLPAADPDRYASEIAHIIGCEPDDVLRVSGKTGVGVPELLNKVIETVPAPVGDPDAPARAMIFDSVYDTYRGVVTYVRVVDGKIVPREKIKMMSTGATHELLEVGIVSPEPKPTQGLGVGEVGYLITGVKDVRQSKVGDTVTFARGGATEPLTGYREPRPMVYSGLYPVDGSDYPDLRDALDKLQLNDAALTYEPETSVALGFGFRCGFLGLLHMEITRERLQREFDLDLISTAPNVVYTVEMEDGSEHVVTNPSYWPEGKVRHVFEPVVKCTVISPSEFIGSIMELCQGRRGELGGMDYLSETRVELRYTMPMAEIIFDFFDSLKSRTRGYASLDYEESGVQESHLVKVDILLQGEAVDAFSAIVHRDAAQAYGNKMTTKLRELIPRQQFEVPIQAAIGSKIIARENIRAIRKDVLAKCYGGDISRKRKLLEKQKEGKKRMKTIGRVEVPQEAFVAALSSDAASDKPKGQK